A stretch of Pseudoprevotella muciniphila DNA encodes these proteins:
- the atpC gene encoding ATP synthase F1 subunit epsilon codes for MLNVTVVSPEKTLFAGQVDSVFVPGKKGKFEILQNHAPIVSILTEGIVRCVGSETFEIAIKAGFVEVSNNEVSVCIEV; via the coding sequence ATGCTGAACGTTACAGTTGTCTCACCAGAAAAGACATTATTTGCCGGTCAGGTGGATAGCGTCTTTGTCCCTGGCAAAAAGGGTAAATTTGAAATTCTTCAAAACCATGCCCCGATAGTCTCCATCCTTACTGAAGGCATTGTGAGATGTGTGGGTAGTGAAACTTTTGAAATTGCCATCAAAGCAGGTTTTGTAGAAGTTTCAAACAACGAAGTATCTGTTTGCATTGAAGTCTAA